A genomic stretch from Puntigrus tetrazona isolate hp1 chromosome 6, ASM1883169v1, whole genome shotgun sequence includes:
- the dipk1ab gene encoding divergent protein kinase domain 1A isoform X1, with protein sequence MARKTLACAVKCGVSIMARGLIPWIWLKRPVYIQARFSYLHMKYLFFSWLAVFVGSWVVYVEYSSYTELCRGLECKNTICDKFQKGVIDGSACNSLCEKDTLYLGKCLSAKPSNQVYSGSWGDMEGIIKCQMEEDPHYDLGAELEPRKESASFNRPTKGTSMEKFKEMVFSHLKAKVGDQASLADLVTLVLGVADSNKDGQISLSEAHSAWALLQLNEFLMSIVLQEREHTPRLLGFCGDLYVMEKVPYVPLYGVSLPWLVELWIPNSLRRSIDQWAAPSWPRKAKIAIGLFELVEDLFHGTFGSFLMCDVSAAGFGYTERHDIKVVDARRIVPEAAFQEVMRERRCEEDSDCTYGRDCLTSCDLTKHRCTTEVTQPNLAKVCSTLKNYLLYGAPSDVKDELEKQLYACIALRGASEQMEMEHSLILNNLKTLLWKKISHTKDS encoded by the exons GCCCGGTTCTCTTACCTACACATGAAGTACCTGTTTTTTTCCTGGTTGGCTGTTTTCGTGGGAAGCTGGGTGGTGTACGTGGAATACTCTTCATACACAGAGCTGTGCCGTGGACTTGAGTGCAAGAACACTATT TGCGATAAATTCCAGAAGGGGGTGATCGATGGTTCAGCCTGCAACAGCTTGTGTGAGAAGGACACTCTTTATTTGGGAAAGTGTCTCTCTGCCAAACCAAGTAATCAG GTATATTCTGGCAGTTGGGGGGATATGGAAGGAATCATAAAGTGCCAGATGGAGGAGGACCCTCATTACGATTTGGGTGCAGAACTGGAGCCCCGAAAAGAATCTGCCTCCTTTAACAGGCCGACCAAAGGGACATCAATGGAAAAGTtcaaagagatggtcttcagcCATCTGAAG GCAAAAGTGGGAGACCAAGCCAGCTTAGCAGATCTGGTGACCCTTGTGCTTGGAGTTGCAGACAGCAACAAGGACGGCCAGATCTCCCTGTCGGAAGCACATTCTGCTTGGGCTTTACTGCAGCTGAACGAATTCCTGATGTCCATTGTGCTGCAGGAGCGAGAGCACACTCCCAGGCTGCTGGGCTTCTGCGGGGACTTGTACGTGATGGAAAAGGTGCCTTACGTACCCCTCTATGGCGTCAGCCTTCCGTGGCTGGTGGAGCTGTGGATTCCGAACAGCCTGCGACGGAGCATCGACCAATGGGCCGCCCCATCCTGGCCTCGCAAGGCCAAGATAGCTATCGGTCTGTTTGAGCTCGTCGAGGACCTCTTCCACGGCACGTTCGGAAGTTTCCTCATGTGCGACGTGAGTGCTGCGGGGTTTGGTTATACAGAGCGCCACGATATAAAGGTGGTGGACGCAAGGCGTATTGTTCCGGAAGCTGCTTTTCAGGAAGTGATGCGTGAACGGCGGTGCGAAGAGGACAGTGACTGCACGTACGGACGAGACTGCCTCACTTCCTGTGATCTCACGAAGCACCGCTGCACTACGGAGGTCACACAGCCCAATCTGGCGAAAGTATGTAGCACACTGAAGAACTATCTTCTGTACGGCGCACCATCAGACGTTAAAGACGAACTGGAGAAACAGTTATACGCCTGCATTGCTCTCAGAGGCGCCAGCGAACAGATGGAAATGGAACACTCCTTGATTCTCAACAACCTCAAAACTCTGCTTTGGAAGAAGATATCTCACACCAAGGACTCGTAA
- the dipk1ab gene encoding divergent protein kinase domain 1A isoform X2 codes for MARGLIPWIWLKRPVYIQARFSYLHMKYLFFSWLAVFVGSWVVYVEYSSYTELCRGLECKNTICDKFQKGVIDGSACNSLCEKDTLYLGKCLSAKPSNQVYSGSWGDMEGIIKCQMEEDPHYDLGAELEPRKESASFNRPTKGTSMEKFKEMVFSHLKAKVGDQASLADLVTLVLGVADSNKDGQISLSEAHSAWALLQLNEFLMSIVLQEREHTPRLLGFCGDLYVMEKVPYVPLYGVSLPWLVELWIPNSLRRSIDQWAAPSWPRKAKIAIGLFELVEDLFHGTFGSFLMCDVSAAGFGYTERHDIKVVDARRIVPEAAFQEVMRERRCEEDSDCTYGRDCLTSCDLTKHRCTTEVTQPNLAKVCSTLKNYLLYGAPSDVKDELEKQLYACIALRGASEQMEMEHSLILNNLKTLLWKKISHTKDS; via the exons GCCCGGTTCTCTTACCTACACATGAAGTACCTGTTTTTTTCCTGGTTGGCTGTTTTCGTGGGAAGCTGGGTGGTGTACGTGGAATACTCTTCATACACAGAGCTGTGCCGTGGACTTGAGTGCAAGAACACTATT TGCGATAAATTCCAGAAGGGGGTGATCGATGGTTCAGCCTGCAACAGCTTGTGTGAGAAGGACACTCTTTATTTGGGAAAGTGTCTCTCTGCCAAACCAAGTAATCAG GTATATTCTGGCAGTTGGGGGGATATGGAAGGAATCATAAAGTGCCAGATGGAGGAGGACCCTCATTACGATTTGGGTGCAGAACTGGAGCCCCGAAAAGAATCTGCCTCCTTTAACAGGCCGACCAAAGGGACATCAATGGAAAAGTtcaaagagatggtcttcagcCATCTGAAG GCAAAAGTGGGAGACCAAGCCAGCTTAGCAGATCTGGTGACCCTTGTGCTTGGAGTTGCAGACAGCAACAAGGACGGCCAGATCTCCCTGTCGGAAGCACATTCTGCTTGGGCTTTACTGCAGCTGAACGAATTCCTGATGTCCATTGTGCTGCAGGAGCGAGAGCACACTCCCAGGCTGCTGGGCTTCTGCGGGGACTTGTACGTGATGGAAAAGGTGCCTTACGTACCCCTCTATGGCGTCAGCCTTCCGTGGCTGGTGGAGCTGTGGATTCCGAACAGCCTGCGACGGAGCATCGACCAATGGGCCGCCCCATCCTGGCCTCGCAAGGCCAAGATAGCTATCGGTCTGTTTGAGCTCGTCGAGGACCTCTTCCACGGCACGTTCGGAAGTTTCCTCATGTGCGACGTGAGTGCTGCGGGGTTTGGTTATACAGAGCGCCACGATATAAAGGTGGTGGACGCAAGGCGTATTGTTCCGGAAGCTGCTTTTCAGGAAGTGATGCGTGAACGGCGGTGCGAAGAGGACAGTGACTGCACGTACGGACGAGACTGCCTCACTTCCTGTGATCTCACGAAGCACCGCTGCACTACGGAGGTCACACAGCCCAATCTGGCGAAAGTATGTAGCACACTGAAGAACTATCTTCTGTACGGCGCACCATCAGACGTTAAAGACGAACTGGAGAAACAGTTATACGCCTGCATTGCTCTCAGAGGCGCCAGCGAACAGATGGAAATGGAACACTCCTTGATTCTCAACAACCTCAAAACTCTGCTTTGGAAGAAGATATCTCACACCAAGGACTCGTAA
- the rpl5b gene encoding 60S ribosomal protein L5b encodes MGFVKVVKNKAYFKRYQVKFRRRREGKTDYFARKRLVIQDKNKYNTPKYRMIVRFSNRDIICQIAYAKIEGDMIVCAAYSHELPKYGISVGLTNYAAAYCTGLLLARRLLNKFGLDKVYEGQVEITGDEFNVESIDGQPGAFTCYLDAGLARTTTGNKVFGALKGAVDGGLSIPHSTKRFPGYDAESKEFNAEVHRKHILGLNVSEYMRYLMEEDEEAYKKQFSRFIKNSVTPDSMEEMYKKAHAAIRENPVHEKKPKREVKKKRWNRAKLTLAQRKDRVAQKKASFLRAQAAEED; translated from the exons ATG GGATTCGTTAAGGTAGTGAAGAACAAGGCCTACTTCAAGAGGTACCAGGTGAAGTTCAGGAGAAGGAGAG AGGGGAAAACTGATTACTTTGCCCGGAAGCGCCTTGTTATCCAAGACAAGAATAAGTACAACACACCCAAGTATAGGATGATCGTCCGCTTCTCCAACAGGGACATCATCTGCCAG ATCGCCTATGCCAAGATCGAGGGTGACATGATTGTGTGTGCGGCCTACTCCCATGAGCTGCCCAAGTACGGCATCAGTGTGGGTTTGACAAATTATGCTGCAGCCTACTGCACCGGGCTGCTGCTGGCCCGCAGG CTGCTGAACAAATTTGGCCTTGACAAGGTGTATGAGGGTCAGGTGGAGATCACTGGGGATGAGTTTAATGTGGAGAGCATTGATGGACAGCCAGGAGCTTTCACCTGCTACCTGGATGCAGGCCTGGCCCGAACCACCACTGGAAACAAGGTGTTCGGTGCCCTGAAGGGAGCGGTGGATGGAGGTCTTTCCATTCCTCACAG CACCAAACGTTTCCCTGGCTATGACGCTGAGAGCAAGGAGTTCAATGCAGAGGTTCACCGCAAGCACATCCTGGGCCTGAACGTCTCTGAATACATGAGATACTTGAtggaagaggatgaggaagcCTACAAGAAACAGTTCTCTCGCTTCATCAAGAACAGCGTTACCCCTGATTCC ATGgaggaaatgtataaaaaggCACACGCAGCCATCCGGGAGAACCCAGTGCATGAAAAGAAGCCCAAGCGGGAGGTCAAGAAGAAGAG ATGGAACCGTGCCAAGCTCACACTGGCTCAGAGAAAAGACCGTGTTGCCCAGAAGAAGGCCAGCTTCCTTCGGGCTCAAGCTGCAGAGGAGGACTAG